CTCGCGATCCAGCATGTGGCCGAAGAGACCGAGAAGTCCGCCGGGGCGTGCGAGACCATTGCCCAGGCGACGACGGGCCTGAACCAGGGCGCGCAGGAACTGGATCGCACCGTGTCGCGCTTCAAGGTGTGACGCCTGCACGGCATCACCCGGCACCATCGAGTATTACCCGGCGAGCACCGAGGGCGCACCCCGACCACGCTCGCCGGCATCAACGTCCGCCGTCCGCCAAGAGGGCCCGATATGGAAATCGAAGCCGAAGCCGACGCCGTCACGCAGCAAGCACTTCTGCGCGCTGTACATCGGCATACCGGCATCTCGATGAACGAGAAGAAGTGGACGATGTTGCAGGGCCGCCTGCGCCCACGCCTGCGTACGCTGTCGTTGCGCTGCTATCGCGATTACCTCGCGCTGCTCGAAAACACGCCCGACGAAATTCGCAACTTCGTGAATCTCGTCACGACAAACGAAACCACGTTCTTTCGTACCCCGCGCGTATGGGACTACTTCGCGCAACACTATCTGCCGCGTTGGCAGTCGGCGAATCCGGGGCGAACGTTCCGCATGTGGTCGGCCGCCGCCTCCTCCGGCGAGGAGCCCTACTCCGCGGCGATGATCTGCGAGGAATTCCGCGCACGGCATCCCGGCTTCCAGTATCAGATTCATGCCACCGACATTTCGAGTCAGGTGCTGGCCCTCGCGGTGGCCGGGAACTTCGGCGGACGCAGCATCGACGGGCTCAGGCAGCAGCGCCCGGCCATGCTCGCGAAGTATTTCCGTCCCGCTGCGGGCGGCTTCACTGTCGTGCCCGGGTTGCGAGCGCACATCACGTTTGCCGAGCACAACCTGTATCAGCGACTGGCATGTCGCGAGGCGTTCGATCTTGTCATGTTGCGCAACGTGTTGATCTATTTCGAGACGACGGATCAGGAACGAGTGCTGGAGCACGTACGTCGTACGCTTACCCCCGAGGGCGTGCTGATCGTCGGCGAATCGGAGTCGCTCTCGCGGCTCTCAACCGGCTATCGGTTCGAGCAACCGCTCATTTACCGTAATCAGGGGGCATCGAATGGGGCAGTCGCATGACATTCAGGTGTTGATGGGCGAAGTGCGCATCGGGCGGGGCGAAGATGTCCTGCGCGCCACGCTCGGCTCCTGTGTCGGCATCGGTCTGATGTGGCGCGAGCGGGGCCTGTACGGGCTGGCCCACTGCCTGCTGCCCGAAGCGCCGCAGCCTACGCTCGCCATCGGTGCGAAGTACGTCACGCAGGCGGTGCCGTCGTTGCTCGCGCTGATGAAGGCGGACGGCGCGCGGCGCAACGAGATCGAGGCCGTGATTGCAGGCGGGGGCAACATGATGCCCCATCAGCCACCGGCCCGGCATGGACTGATCGGCGTGGCCAACGCCAGGATGGCGCAGGCGCTGATCGCGCAGACGGGCATACCGATCGTGCACGTCGAAGTCGGCGGCGACGTCGGCCGTCAGCTCATGATCGAGTGCGCGCATCATGCGTTCGCGGTGCGCACTATCGGCTCGAACGGGGGGGCCGCGATGCCGCGTCGCCCCGCTCTCAGACTCGTGGGACGGGA
This is a stretch of genomic DNA from Pandoraea faecigallinarum. It encodes these proteins:
- a CDS encoding CheR family methyltransferase, coding for MEIEAEADAVTQQALLRAVHRHTGISMNEKKWTMLQGRLRPRLRTLSLRCYRDYLALLENTPDEIRNFVNLVTTNETTFFRTPRVWDYFAQHYLPRWQSANPGRTFRMWSAAASSGEEPYSAAMICEEFRARHPGFQYQIHATDISSQVLALAVAGNFGGRSIDGLRQQRPAMLAKYFRPAAGGFTVVPGLRAHITFAEHNLYQRLACREAFDLVMLRNVLIYFETTDQERVLEHVRRTLTPEGVLIVGESESLSRLSTGYRFEQPLIYRNQGASNGAVA
- a CDS encoding chemotaxis protein CheD; translated protein: MGQSHDIQVLMGEVRIGRGEDVLRATLGSCVGIGLMWRERGLYGLAHCLLPEAPQPTLAIGAKYVTQAVPSLLALMKADGARRNEIEAVIAGGGNMMPHQPPARHGLIGVANARMAQALIAQTGIPIVHVEVGGDVGRQLMIECAHHAFAVRTIGSNGGAAMPRRPALRLVGRES